DNA from Kitasatospora acidiphila:
CCGGGGCGGCCGCGGTGCGGGCCAACGGTGCGGAACGTCCCGTACCGGTCATGAAACTCCCATCCCCGGTCCGAGGCAAGGCCTGGCCGGGCGCCCGGCGACGGCGTACAGTGCGGCGATCGCGCCCCGCGGCGCTGACAGCGAGTCACCTGCTGAACTAGGATGAACAGCATCGATCACTGCGTCCGCGCGTGCTGAAGTGGTGCGGGGGCGGCCCTGGAGGTGAGGGATGTCGGAGTCCGAGGCGCGGGGAACGACGCTGGCCGAGAAGATCGACGGCCTGTTCCGGGTGGTGCGTCGTCCCAACCGTGAGCAGTACAGCCACGAGGAGGTCGCCAAGGCCTGCCGGGAGGCCACCGGCGAGACCTTCTCCGCCACCTACCTGTGGCAGCTGCGCACCGGCCGGCGGGACAACCCGACCAAGCGCCACCTGGAGGCGCTGGCCCAGTTCTTCCAGGTCCCGGTGGCCTACTTCTTCGACGACGAGCAGGGCGCGGCCATCGCCCAGGAGCTGGAACTGCTCGGCGCGCTGCGCGACGCCGGGGTGCGCAGCGTGGCACTGCGTGCCGTCAACCTCTCGCCGGAGGGGGTGGGCACCATCAGCGACCTGATCGACGTGATCGCCCGTCGGGAGGGCTCGGGCGGCGGCAAGTAGCGCGACCGGGGCGGGGGAGGGACTGCGGTGCGGTTCGGGGTGGACTTGGTGCGCTTGCGGCAGCGCCGCCGGCTCTGGCGGCGATGTCAACAGCGGGTGGCAGACCTGGAGTTACCCGATCCCTTCGACGCGGTGGCGTTCGTCCGGCTGCT
Protein-coding regions in this window:
- a CDS encoding helix-turn-helix domain-containing protein, translated to MSESEARGTTLAEKIDGLFRVVRRPNREQYSHEEVAKACREATGETFSATYLWQLRTGRRDNPTKRHLEALAQFFQVPVAYFFDDEQGAAIAQELELLGALRDAGVRSVALRAVNLSPEGVGTISDLIDVIARREGSGGGK